The Apis mellifera strain DH4 linkage group LG16, Amel_HAv3.1, whole genome shotgun sequence genome has a segment encoding these proteins:
- the LOC100576590 gene encoding cilia- and flagella-associated protein 69, translating into MEITKPELQNFKINPEDVWKEFNCPKYVTHLCFKTTKLPKEIFDFDRKLKLDTHRILQKLDELISDPVTSDSVLRICRLLFDFLNEVGDDGYKIKDLPLIIKVLKFLAENVKTVKEYKIHLNRMLELCNIPPLLEKLSDNLILEDIMKHYFTLLGHLLIILPTEQQILKIHRILHSLLLKTKIKNIAAIKLEYCRKAVEKSELPIIIAELLRTSELKMYEKVLQLVFLLSSISYECCYKMIEANILTTLLIRMDLTFATQVHCKRPPDMLLIGNEYSDETIVLIINILWTLMKSFAFSNEKSINLKNNLIPTHCALW; encoded by the exons ATGGAGATAACCAAACctgaattacaaaattttaaaattaatcctgAAGATGTttggaaagaatttaattgtcCAAAATATGTTACCCATCTTTGTTTTAAAACTACAAAATTaccaaaagaaatatttgattttgatagaaaattaaaattagacaCACATcgtattcttcaaaaattagatGAACTTATATCTGATCCTGTAACAAGTGATAGTGTACTTCGTATATGTAgacttttatttgattttcttaatGAAGTAGGAGATGATGGTTAT aaaattaaagatttgccattgataataaaagtattaaaatttttggctgaaaatgttaaaacagttaaagaatataagataCATCTTAATAGAATGTTGGAACTTTGTAATATTCCACccttattagaaaaattatctgataatttaattcttgagGACATAATGAAAcactattttacattattaggACATCTTCTTATAATCTTGCCAACTGAAcagcaaatattaaaaattcatagaattcttcattctttgctattaaaaacaaaaataaaaaatattgctgcaataaaattggaatattgtCGTAAAGCAGTGGAAAAATCTGAATTGCCAATAATTATAGCTGAATTATTACGTACTTCTGAGTTAAAGATGTATGAAAAAGTTTTACAactagtttttttattatcatccaTCTCTTATGAATGTT gCTATAAAATGATAGAAGCTAATATACTCACTACTCTACTTATAAGAATGGATCTTACTTTTGCAACTCAAGTACATTGTAAGCGTCCACCTGATATGTTATTAATTGGAAATGAATATAGTGATGAAACAATTGTTTtgataataaacatattatgGACTTTGATGAAATCTTTTGctttttctaatgaaaaatcaattaatttaaaaaacaatttaataccaACTCATTGTGCTTTAtggtaa
- the LOC100576554 gene encoding cilia- and flagella-associated protein 69: MVVLELIQYILKFDKIRMIEQRILTLTLLSIEKLIKKQIFYQKIYGEYSVTLSMELLFRCLYQKDEEFKLDQRLLLAIGSYIWECIVWCPENLEKFIDYGGIYIILDIIEIVPYCSHCLFLALFTDICDNFFCGPFICTWRGINKDTGLMSLLAKIWREEEIKIKIKKNIDDEEFINMNQKERIDTYFTKLARDSSPAIIDMIGSVRSKIYSIYKIIERDNERYLMAKEHYKILNDSLSLEDKITMSTINMYFALKLGQVWVEIAKFFEKSGITPLGMDGQAIFLITQRYYMWSEMTKERQARILQSMDKQKDIEEKDEYARIRNSKLIIALDAFDELDYIYRTTKRSNMLKKKHEQIKQVNLALKFPDDSDDAHCHRTFQDKIMVTAIFNQHQIMSSGLKLDTNLSQIKLKLIPISPYDSYISDETFSEFSSLSSSTYFSSIKKFKEDE; the protein is encoded by the exons ATGGTGGTATTag aacttattcaatatattttgaaatttgacaaaattaGAATGATAGAACAAAGAATTTTAACATTGACACtattatcaattgaaaaacttataaaaaaacagatattctatcaaaaaatttatggagAGTACAGTGTTACATTAAGTATGGAATTGTTATTTCGTTGTCTATATCAAAAAGATGAAGAATTTAAACTAGATCAACg tctTTTGTTAGCAATAGGCTCATACATCTGGGAATGTATAGTATGGTGTCccgaaaatcttgaaaaatttattgattatggaggaatatacattattcttgatattatagaaattgttcCATATTGTTCTCATTGTTTATTTCTTGCTCTTTTTACTGatatttgtgataattttttttgtggaCCATTTATATGTACATGGAGAGGTATTAATAAAGATACAGGATTAATGTCTTTGCTAGCAAAAAtatggagagaagaagaaataaagattaaaattaaaaaaaatatagatg ATGAGGAATTTATTAACATGAATCAGAAAGAGAGGATTGATActtatttcacaaaattagCTAGAGATAGTAGTCCAGCAATAATTGATATGATTGGTTCAGTtagatcaaaaatatatagtatttacaAGATAATAGAAAGAGATAATGAACGATATTTAATGGCCAAGgagcattataaaatattaaatgacagTCTTTCATTAGAagataaa attACAATGTCtactataaatatgtattttgcaTTGAAATTAGGTCAAGTATGGGTAGAGATtgctaaattttttgaaaaaagtggTATTACTCCTCTTGGTATGGATGGTCaagcaatttttttgataactcAACGTTATTATATGTGGAGTGAAATGACAAAAGAAAGACAAGCTAGAATATTACAATCTATGGACAAACAAAAAGATATAGAAGAGAAAGATGAATATGCAAGAATTCGCAATTCTAAGCTAATTATAGCATTAGATGCATTTGAtgaattagattatatatatagaacaacAAAGAGATCAAatatgttaaagaaaaaacatgaacaaataaaacaaGTTAATTTAGCATTAAAGTTTCCAGATGATTCAGATGATGCACATTGTCATAGGACATTCCAAGATAAAATCATGGTTACG GCTATATTTAATCAGCATCAAATAATGAGCAGTGGTTTGAAATTAGATACAAATTTAagtcaaataaaattgaaacttatTCCTATTTCTCCTTATGATAGTTATATTTCTGATGAAACattttctgaattttcttctttatcatcAAGTACCTATTTTtctagtataaaaaaatttaaagaagatgaataa